The Nitrospirota bacterium genome has a segment encoding these proteins:
- a CDS encoding alpha/beta fold hydrolase yields MKKILPLLAVLLLCGCNAQRTMLYHPSSHMPSPAALAADRIQFWPSGGSGYRGFIGTAPIAAVKGTIVVFHGNAGNAADRAYYVNPLSVLGYRVVLAEYPGYGARAGKPGEASFVSDALETVRLAYERYGKPVYLLGESLGCGVAAAVAGNKPSLIDGILLITPWDTLLSVAQEKFPWLPVRLIVSDAYDSVGNLKAYQGRIAVVGAENDRVIPIHHARALYDALPGRKRMWTIKGAGHNDWLDAVDLVWWREIIGFAAGSNGGEAAGDRAV; encoded by the coding sequence ATGAAAAAAATCCTGCCGCTCCTGGCCGTCCTGCTGCTCTGCGGCTGCAACGCCCAAAGAACCATGCTCTATCATCCCAGCTCCCATATGCCTTCCCCGGCGGCGCTCGCTGCCGACCGCATCCAGTTCTGGCCGTCCGGCGGGAGCGGCTATCGGGGCTTCATCGGAACAGCCCCGATCGCGGCTGTCAAGGGTACGATCGTCGTCTTTCATGGCAATGCCGGGAACGCGGCCGACAGGGCGTACTACGTGAATCCCCTTTCCGTACTCGGGTACCGGGTGGTCCTCGCTGAATATCCGGGATACGGAGCGCGTGCGGGAAAACCGGGCGAAGCGTCATTTGTGAGTGACGCGCTTGAGACGGTGCGCCTGGCCTATGAACGCTACGGGAAACCTGTCTACCTGCTGGGCGAATCCCTAGGTTGCGGTGTCGCGGCTGCGGTCGCCGGGAATAAGCCTTCTCTCATCGACGGCATCCTGCTCATCACGCCCTGGGACACACTCCTGTCCGTTGCTCAGGAAAAATTCCCCTGGCTTCCCGTCCGGCTCATCGTGAGTGACGCCTATGACAGCGTCGGGAACCTTAAGGCCTACCAGGGGCGCATCGCGGTTGTCGGAGCCGAGAACGACAGGGTGATCCCGATACACCATGCGAGAGCACTCTATGACGCGCTGCCGGGACGCAAACGGATGTGGACGATCAAAGGAGCCGGACATAACGACTGGCTGGATGCTGTTGATCTTGTCTGGTGGCGGGAGATCATTGGTTTTGCAGCAGGGAGCAATGGGGGTGAAGCGGCAGGAGACAGGGCAGTATGA